A stretch of Brassica napus cultivar Da-Ae chromosome C6, Da-Ae, whole genome shotgun sequence DNA encodes these proteins:
- the LOC125589109 gene encoding kunitz trypsin inhibitor 2-like: MAIMTSLASFLLILLLAAAVCTHGEESVRDSNGNEVRLKEQYYIQPISNGINGGSLAPLAGINPFCEPRGISETFMGEPGVPVSIAYPPGFITPLEVVKTNFSITIEFKSNDCKELSKFWEVYEARYIIEPPILIGGRPEEPNSRFKIEKVGEEDGTNIYKLTTSAGNVGSIPLLGTTPQQVLVLTNDVAKTIFVKFIKVKDATSRVEKLGLRMIPFY, encoded by the coding sequence atggCAATCATGACATCATTGGCCTCTTTTCTCCTCATTCTCCTGTTGGCTGCAGCTGTCTGCACCCACGGAGAAGAATCGGTAAGGGACAGCAATGGGAACGAAGTTCGACTCAAAGAACAATACTACATACAACCGATCAGTAACGGGATTAACGGCGGTAGTCTTGCTCCACTTGCTGGTATAAATCCCTTTTGTGAACCACGTGGTATTAGCGAAACATTTATGGGAGAACCGGGAGTGCCAGTTAGCATAGCATATCCACCGGGGTTCATCACGCCATTAGAAGTTGTCAAAACAAATTTCAGTATAACCATCGAGTTCAAGTCCAACGACTGTAAGGAGCTATCCAAGTTCTGGGAAGTCTATGAAGCACGGTATATCATTGAGCCTCCAATTCTCATCGGTGGTAGACCTGAGGAACCAAATAGCCGGTTTAAGATAGAGAAAGTCGGAGAAGAAGATGGAACAAACATTTACAAATTGACCACTTCTGCCGGAAACGTTGGATCCATCCCACTATTGGGAACTACACCACAACAAGTTCTAGTTCTCACCAATGATGTGGCTAAGACCATATTCGTCAAATTCATCAAAGTTAAAGATGCTACATCTCGTGTTGAGAAGTTAGGTCTAAGGATGATCCCATTCTACTAA
- the LOC106409804 gene encoding kunitz trypsin inhibitor 2-like produces the protein MAIMTSLASFLLILLLAAAVCTHGEESVRDSNGNEVRLKEQYYIQPISNGINGGSLAPLAGINPFCEPRGISETFTGEPGVPVSIAYPPGFITPLEVVKTNFSITIEFKSNDCKELSKFWEVYEARYIIEPPILIGGRPEEPNSRFKIEKVGEEDGTNIYKLTTSAGNVGSIPLLGTTPQQVLVLTNDVAKTIFVKFIKVKDATSRVEKLGLRMIPFY, from the coding sequence atggCAATCATGACATCATTGGCCTCTTTTCTCCTCATTCTCCTGTTGGCTGCAGCTGTCTGCACCCACGGAGAAGAATCGGTAAGGGACAGCAATGGGAACGAAGTTCGACTCAAAGAACAATACTACATACAACCGATCAGTAACGGGATTAACGGCGGTAGTCTTGCTCCACTTGCTGGTATAAATCCCTTTTGTGAACCACGTGGTATTAGCGAAACATTTACGGGAGAACCGGGAGTGCCAGTTAGCATAGCATATCCACCGGGGTTCATCACGCCATTAGAAGTTGTCAAAACAAATTTCAGTATAACCATCGAGTTCAAGTCCAACGACTGTAAGGAGCTATCCAAGTTCTGGGAAGTCTATGAAGCACGGTATATCATTGAGCCTCCAATTCTCATCGGTGGTAGACCTGAGGAACCAAATAGCCGGTTTAAGATAGAGAAAGTCGGAGAAGAAGATGGAACAAACATTTACAAATTGACCACTTCTGCCGGAAACGTTGGATCCATCCCACTATTGGGAACTACACCACAACAAGTTCTAGTTCTCACCAATGATGTGGCTAAGACCATATTCGTCAAATTCATCAAAGTTAAAGATGCTACATCTCGTGTTGAGAAGTTAGGTCTAAGGATGATCCCATTCTACTAA